A section of the Telopea speciosissima isolate NSW1024214 ecotype Mountain lineage chromosome 3, Tspe_v1, whole genome shotgun sequence genome encodes:
- the LOC122653643 gene encoding pentatricopeptide repeat-containing protein At1g33350, with translation MQRWGRLAGSRGTNGTMPTTTACSPEAELLCKPNLNKYVLDVLDKCNHLNHLQQLQAFLLTLGHGQTQFYAFKLVRFCALTLSNLNYARFIFDHLHSPNVYLYTAMITAYVSKPDHKSALLLYRSMIRRGRSKPNHFIYPHVLKCCSEISETLGTKSIHTQILNSGFGGYPIVQTALLDSYSRTCSDLGTARQLFDEMGERNVVSWTAMISGYARLGQIGNAVSLFEDMPERDVPSWNSVIAGCTQNGLFPEAISLFRRMVSLVDSEERPNQVTVVCALSACGHLGMLQLGKWIHGYIYRNSLGPNSFVSNGLVDMYGKCGSLKEARRVFDETSDRSLTSWNSMINCLALHGQSESAIGVFEEMIGCEGVVRPDGITFVGLLNACTHGGLVEQGCDYFVSMTQDYGIEPQIEHYGCMIDLLGRAGRFEEAMEVIRGMRIEPDEVVWGSLLNGCKIHGHMDLAEFAVQRLIEIDPNNAGYGVMLANIYGESGNWEEVRKVRKSLKEKGVTKTPGCSWIEIDNQIHQFYSADKMHPGSDEVYKILETLVGLY, from the coding sequence ATGCAGAGATGGGGAAGGTTAGCTGGAAGCAGGGGGACCAATGGTACCATGCCCACTACTACTGCCTGTAGTCCTGAAGCAGAACTTCTCTGCAAACCAAACCTAAACAAGTACGTGTTGGATGTGTTGGACAAATGCAATCATCTCAACCATCTCCAGCAGCTACAAGCCTTCCTTCTAACCCTTGGCCATGGCCAGACTCAGTTCTATGCTTTCAAGCTTGTTCGGTTCTGCGCCCTCACCCTCTCCAACCTCAATTATGCTCGCTTCATCTTCGATCACCTTCACTCCCCCAATGTCTACCTCTATACGGCCATGATTACGGCCTACGTGTCCAAACCCGATCACAAATCGGCACTTCTCTTGTACCGGAGTATGATACGTCGAGGTCGTTCTAAGCCTAATCATTTCATCTATCCCCACGTCTTAAAGTGTTGTTCGGAGATCTCTGAAACATTGGGGACTAAATCAATACATACCCAGATCTTGAATTCGGGTTTTGGTGGGTACCCAATTGTGCAGACTGCTCTGCTTGATTCGTATTCTAGGACATGTTCGGACCTCGGAACTGCACGGCAGTTGTTCGACGAAATGGGTGAGAGAAATGTTGTGTCTTGGACGGCTATGATTTCGGGCTACGCGCGGCTTGGGCAGATTGGAAATGCTGTTTCGCTTTTTGAAGATATGCCTGAGAGAGATGTTCCATCCTGGAATTCTGTTATAGCAGGTTGCACTCAGAATGGTCTGTTTCCGGAGGCCATCTCACTCTTCAGAAGAATGGTTAGTCTTGTGGATAGTGAGGAGAGGCCGAATCAGGTTACGGTTGTGTGTGCACTGTCAGCTTGTGGTCATCTTGGCATGCTTCAGCTAGGTAAATGGATCCATGGATACATCTATAGGAACAGCCTCGGCCCCAATTCGTTTGTCTCAAATGGTCTTGTGGACATGTATGGTAAATGTGGGAGCTTGAAGGAAGCAAGAAGGGTTTTTGATGAGACATCAGATAGAAGCTTGACTTCTTGGAATTCGATGATCAATTGTCTTGCTCTTCATGGGCAAAGTGAAAGTGCAATTGGCGTGTTTGAGGAGATGATTGGGTGTGAAGGAGTAGTGAGACCTGATGGTATCACCTTTGTTGGATTGTTGAATGCTTGTACTCATGGTGGATTGGTCGAGCAAGGTTGTGATTATTTTGTTTCCATGACTCAGGATTATGGAATTGAACCTCAAATTGAGCACTACGGATGCATGATAGACCTTCTTGGTCGAGCTGGTCGGTTTGAAGAAGCCATGGAAGTTATCAGAGGGATGAGGATTGAACCTGATGAagttgtttggggttctttgcTTAATGGTTGTAAGATCCATGGTCATATGGATTTGGCTGAATTTGCAGTGCAAAGACTGATTGAAATCGATCCAAATAACGCTGGTTACGGTGTAATGTTGGCCAATATTTATGGAGAGTCAGGTAATTGGGAAGAGGTGAGGAAAGTGAGGAAGTCATTGAAGGAAAAGGGAGTAACAAAGACACCCGGATGCAGCTGGATTGAGATTGATAACCAAATCCACCAGTTTTACTCTGCTGATAAGATGCATCCTGGATCAGATGAGGTATACAAGATTTTGGAAACTTTGGTTGGTTTATATTAG
- the LOC122653646 gene encoding alcohol dehydrogenase class-3, producing MATQGQVITCKAAVSWEPNKPLVIEDVQVAPPQAGEVRIKILFTALCHTDAYTWSGKDPEGLFPCILGHEAAGIVESVGEGVTEVQPGDHVIPCYTAECRECKLCRSGKTNLCGKVREATGVGVMLSDRKSRFSINGKPIYHFMGTSTFSQYTVVHDVSVAKIDPKAPLEKVCLLGCGVSTGLGAAWNTAKVEPGSIVAVFGLGTVGLAAAEGSKTAGASRIIGIDIDSKKFERAKNFGVTEFINPKDHDKPIQQVIVEQTDGGVDYSFECIGNVSVMRAALECCHKGWGTSVVVGVAGSGQEISTRPFQLVTGRVWKGTAFGGFKSRTQVPWLVDKYMKKEIKVDEYVTHTLTLADMNKAFDLLHEGDCLRCVLSMFP from the exons ATGGCTACTCAAGGGCAAGTCATCACTTGCAAAG CTGCGGTTTCATGGGAACCCAACAAGCCACTGGTGATAGAAGATGTGCAGGTGGCTCCGCCACAGGCTGGTGAAGTCCGAATCAAGATACTGTTCACTGCTCTCTGCCATACTGATGCTTACACTTGGAGTGGAAAG GATCCTGAAGGGCTCTTCCCTTGCATTCTTGGTCATGAGGCTGCTGG GATTGTAGAGAGCGTTGGGGAAGGTGTGACTGAGGTTCAACCTGGGGACCATGTAATACCTTGTTACACTGCAGAATGCAGAGAATGCAAGCTTTGCAGATCTGGAAAGACAAATCTCTGTGGCAAAGTGCGGGAAGCTACTGGAGTTGGAGTTATGCTGAGTGATCGCAAGAGTCGGTTCTCCATAAATGGTAAACCGATTTATCATTTCATGGGAACCTCGACATTCAGTCAGTATACTGTTGTACACGATGTTAGTGTTGCAAAGATTGATCCAAAAGCTCCTCTGGAGAAGGTGTGCCTACTTGGTTGTGGTGTTTCTACAG gTCTGGGAGCAGCTTGGAATACTGCAAAAGTAGAACCAGGTTCTATTGTTGCTGTTTTTGGACTTGGGACTGTTGGCCTTGCA GCTGCAGAGGGTTCAAAAACTGCTGGTGCTTCTCGAATAATAGGCATAGATATTGACAGCAAAAAATTTGAGAGAG CGAAGAATTTTGGAGTTACAGAATTCATCAATCCAAAGGACCATGATAAACCAATACAGCAGGTTATTGTTGAGCAAACTGATGGTGGTGTTGACTATAGTTTTGAGTGCATAGGAAATGTCTCTGTGATGAGGGCTGCTCTCGAATGCTGTCATAAG GGTTGGGGAACATCAGTTGTAGTTGGTGTTGCAGGATCAGGTCAGGAAATATCCACTCGCCCATTTCAGCTCGTCACCGGACGTGTTTGGAAAGGAACAGCCTTCGGTGGTTTTAAGAGTCGTACTCAGGTTCCTTGGCTTGTTGACAAGTACATGAAGAAG GAAATCAAGGTTGATGAGTACGTCACACACACGTTGACACTTGCGGATATGAACAAGGCCTTTGATCTGCTGCATGAAGGGGATTGCCTCCGCTGTGTGCTTTCGATGTTTCCATGA